A genome region from Drosophila simulans strain w501 chromosome 2R, Prin_Dsim_3.1, whole genome shotgun sequence includes the following:
- the LOC6736152 gene encoding sodium channel protein 60E isoform X6 → MATILFNCIFLAMTETVEEAEYIFLAIYSIEMVIKIIAKGFLLNKYTYLRNPWNWLDFVVITSGYATIGMEVGNLAGLRTFRVLRALKTVSIMPGLKTIINALLHSFRQLAEVMTLTIFCLMVFALFALQVYMGELRNKCVRQVPTDWTNVSHTDWQIWVNDTDNWLYDEDELPVLCGNLTGARHCPFEYVCLCVGENPNHGYTNFDNFMWSMLTTFQLITLDYWENVYNMVLATCGPMSVSFFTVVVFFGSFYLINLMLAVVALCYEEEAEITNEERKKDLLDHRDDSTFSFDPSVLNVKKLNKNNKKKIDSRKGVLLASYSKKKTRRKKTKGGKEGGTNGNGNGSNGDDNKSHSATPSPGPSPRHSATERPSALTMQAQKQYQQMEQQHKLAKSGSGGSNTSMAPTPKGRISFQDTGVGVKNPNMLYPSDYKGQLIASSGQPSSNSSGVNRESSQDDSGVVDDHEEQDTTNDMGHVSTVELALSPREVRLIKCNGNIARIKNHNVYALHQEFSSEVVVIDDLPDRNCDRCVHWCTDYESWLQFQNCLYKVVRDPLFELAITLCIVLNTAFLAMEHHGMSESFRNALDVGNKVFTSIFTFECIVKLMALSKDFFLCGWNIFDLLIVTASLLDIIFELVDGLSVLRGLRLLRVLKLAQSWTTMKVLLSIIISTIGALGNLTLILVIVIYIFAVIGMQLFSKDYTPEKFDPDPVPRWNFNDFFHSFMMIFRILCGEWIEPLWDCMRAEEEQGASTCFAIFLPTLVMGNFMVLNLFLALLLNSFNSEELKSKKEIFKKKEVGEESKLARSIERVRDLIRKKRQERKDRKERKFAEKFQQIVLDAQQAHAQTHSHQAAVGLERGDKPGVLAETKFHRLSYQESMNRPVSGSDFGFQIPLHDGLHTIVDGLEYDDTGDLPEQIQLQAHPLPPTSDSMPPTYESAMMATTGGSFSSVNGNGTCQNLTPFVHSERRLQHQISSGVSTQQNDSREEATYTESIELRLLGQYNSTDTDPYANDQRSGCGSFNRGDSLQDNSSRRYGSEEHDEAYLKYQKSLLTRSPSYRKSLDRLSQSSGQSQRSLLKSEEAEMRRHSSGQSLNSISIEQDELLSQQGNLREELLNCDQKELFQFLQEEEDLQKGTNRSRISNVMRSRRPSSQMGQPENESLVEHSEFDNIIQSFEKELEEIKRSTTSLERKLSNLSEPSPAADEATKAIMEHIAIITGASERSAADEVVLPLNPYDSYDLSSVPRRSQSVSAAAQRQSVKLKRRSLEKQRKIDEDFSISNEIRKICDQIHAPFVAMEAMAVAATSASQAQPNQSPFLRRKVDPFTVQFDRFKRLSLIERVEEVPEEEKPISTLRIESEKMPRKFLHGPDQLRLDSLSLKSTNSYENLLIQKQKLGMATPPAVPATPPTSLKSSIEPPTLAQISSLKTTPPLAALTEHQQHFHATSIQAAPTHAHAHAHSQAHAHSMAGQRRRMEHPQSTLDKAASFQSARTESHSSGAADTSSALALAMAHKTEQSQSTAPDATQKPSAFTRLTEKPWHCLVSYVDDLTVGGRRNSQGAYNDPMTFPSYGATKAAKVPDDCFPQKCYDHFYFRCPWFMSCMDTQSAKHWTRVRTAVLTVVDTPAFEWFVLVLIFASSITLCFEDINLDKNKTLKRVLYWINFSFCLIFVVEMILKWLALGFSKYFTSFWTILDFIIVFVSVFSLLIEENENLKVLRSLRTLRALRPLRAISRWQGMRIVVNALMYAIPSIFNVLLVCLVFWLIFSIMGVQFFGGKFFKCVNEMGELLPITEVNDKWDCIEQNYTWINSKITFDHVGMGYLALLQVATFEGWMEVMADAVDARGVDLQPQREANLYAYIYFVIFIVCGSFFTLNLFIGVIIDNFNMLKKKYEGGVLEMFLTESQKHYYTAMKKLGRKKPQKVIKRPINHFLAMFYDLSNSRRFEIAIFVLIFLNMLTMGIEHYDQPHAVFFILEVSNAFFTTVFGLEAIVKIVGLRYHYFTVPWNVFDFLLVLASIFGILMEDIMIDLPISPTLLRVVRVFRIGRILRLIKAAKGIRKLLFALVVSLPALFNIGALLGLITFIYAILGMSLFGNVKLQGALDDMVNFQTFGRSMQLLFRLMTSAGWNDVLESLMIQPPDCDPFIHGHTNGNCGHPLLAITYFTSFIIISYMIVINMYIAIILENFNQAHQEEEIGIVEDDLEMFYIRWSKYDPHATQFIHFSQLSDFIASLDPPLGISKPNNVALVSFNLPISRGNKIHCLDILHALVKHVLGHVEETDNFKQLQEQMDVKFKKQFPTRKELEIVSSTRIWKRQEKAAKTIQTGWKEYLRRKREKERSNSGDSATQTSSPGGWQSKLSALNFFHLQVSRRGTACSSRASSRKSSRASDASDLSELAGPWLNLPLMLVSGADEVVKDIKQQNDELGKRGSIFVEAPRASRRRSFYNFFLRHQDAVDDSLTSPSVHRKTAMNNTTNTTSNSASTSGTASSTATAPATGCGPAATSASDSDRHQAVGGGSAPSRKRASSFIRKKPPLERGLSAQSALRVNKNAFVSEAPAPEVIVTRPSPEQQTHPHSLSLRPDNATLVHVLVHRESEEYKEEDESSPSSSGNGNGFGIGLDMLGKQPPPQIRITTGSVESSMDTCAMPTVQIMVDSPKDPPRGDFSSAAIDDVGAPIDVNVQGDTSQVFYDYNPEKATDDQGNGQDETAQFESLPDRQR, encoded by the exons ATGGCCACCATTCTGTTCAACTGCATCTTCCTGGCCATGACGGAGACCGTGGAAGAGGCGGAGTACATCTTTCTGGCTATTTACTCTATCGAAATGGTCATCAAGATTATTGCCAAGGGCTTTCTGCTCAACAAGTACACGTATCTGCGAAACCCGTGGAATTGGCTGGACTTCGTGGTAATTACTAGTGGCTACGCCACCATCGGCATGGAGGTGGGCAACCTGGCGGGGCTGCGCACTTTTCGCGTGCTGCGCGCCCTCAAGACGGTGTCCATCATGCCCGGATTGAAGACGATCATCAACGCGTTGCTGCACTCCTTCCGCCAGCTGGCGGAGGTCATGACGCTGACCATCTTCTGCCTGATGGTCTTCGCGCTCTTTGCCCTCCAGGTATACATGGGCGAGCTGCGCAATAAGTGCGTGCGCCAGGTTCCCACCGACTGGACGAACGTGTCTCATACGGACTGGCAGAT CTGGGTCAACGACACCGACAACTGGCTATATGACGAGGATGAACTGCCCGTGCTGTGTGGTAACTTAACTGGAGCCCGACACTGCCCTTTCGAGTACGTGTGCCTCTGCGTAGGCGAGAATCCCAATCATGGCTACACCAACTTTGACAACTTTATGTGGTCCATGCTGACGACATTCCAGCTTATCACGCTCGACTACTGGGAGAATGTATATAACATG GTGCTGGCAACATGTGGTCCTATGAGCGTCTCCTTCTTTACCGTGGTGGTTTTCTTTGGTTCGTTTTATCTAATCAATCTGATGTTGGCTGTAGTGGCGTTATGTTACGAGGAGGAAGCAGAGATAACAAACGAG GAACGCAAGAAGGATCTCTTGGACCATCGGGATGACTCCACTTTTAGCTTCGATCCCTCGGTGCTCAACgtaaaaaaactaaacaaaaacaacaaaaaaaagatcGACTCACGGAAAGGAGTCCTCTTGGCATCGTACAGCAAGAAAAAAACTAGgcgaaaaaaaaccaaaggcGGAAAGGAAGGTGGCACCAACGGCAATGGGAACGGCAGCAACGGGGACGACAACAAATCCCATTCGGCCACCCCCAGCCCTGGACCAAGTCCCCGCCATAGCGCAACTGAACGCCCCTCGGCACTTACTATGCAAGCGCAAAAACAATACCAGcagatggagcagcagcacaagcTGGCCAAATCAGGTAGTGGCGGTAGCAACACTTCAATGGCCCCCACGCCCAAGGGGCGCATCAGCTTCCAGGACACCGGTGTGGGCGTAAAGAACCCTAATATGCTTTACCCCTCGGATTACAAAGGCCAGCTCATCGCCAGCAGCGGTCAGCCGAGCTCCAACTCAAGCGGCGTGAACCGCGAGTCCTCGCAGGACGACTCTGGAGTAGTGGACGATCACGAGGAACAAGATACGACGAACGATATGGGGCACGTGTCCACCGTTGAGCTGGCTCTCTCCCCACGCGAGGTACGCCTTATTAAATGCAATGGAAACATTGCCCGCATCAAGAACCACAATGTGTACGCCCTGCACCAGGAATTCTCTTCGGAGGTGGTGGTGATCG ATGACCTACCCGACCGAAACTGTGATCGCTGCGTTCATTGGTGCACCGACTATGAAAGCTGGCTACAATTTCAAAACTGCCTATACAAGGTAGTGAGGGATCCCCTTTTCGAGCTGGCCATCACACTTTGCATCGTGTTAAACACCGCCTTTTTGGCCATGGAACACCATGGGATGAGTGAGAGCTTCCGCAACGCCCTGGATGTGGGAAACAAA GTTTTTACGTCAATTTTCACGTTTGAGTGCATTGTCAAGCTAATGGCTCTGTCTAaagatttttttctttgcggATGGAACATTTTCGACCTTCTCATCGTTACTGCGAGCTTGCTTGATATAATATTTGAGTTGGTTGATGGCTTGAGTGTCTTGCGTGGCTTGCGTTTG cTAAGGGTATTAAAATTGGCTCAATCGTGGACTACAATGAAAGTGCTGCTTAGCATTATAATCTCGACGATCGGCGCTCTTGGCAATCTCACGCTCATTTTGGTCATAGTTATCTACATATTCGCTGTTATCGGCATGCAATTGTTCTCCAAAGACTATACGCCCGAGAAGTTTGATCCAGATCCAGTGCCAAG ATGGAATTTCAATGACTTCTTTCACTCATTTATGATGATCTTTCGCATTCTGTGCGGCGAATGGATCGAGCCTCTTTGGGATTGTATGCGAGCCGAAGAAGAG CAAGGAGCCTCCACCtgctttgccattttcctgcCGACCCTAGTGATGGGAAACTTCATGGTGCTTAACTTGTTCTTGGCCTTGTTGCTCAACAGTTTTAACTCCGAGGAGCTCAAGTCGAAAAAAGAG ATTTTCAAGAAGAAG GAAGTGGGCGAGGAGTCCAAGTTGGCAAGGAGTATCGAACGAGTGCGCGACCTGATTCGCAAGAAGCGACAAGAGCGCAAGGATCGCAAGGAGCGAAAGTTTGCTGAGAAGTTCCAGCAGATCGTACTAGACGCCCAGCAGGCGCATGCTCAGACTCACTCCCATCAGGCTGCAGTTGGTCTGGAGAGAGGCGACAAGCCCGGTGTGCTGGCCGAAACCAAGTTTCATAGATTGAGCTATCAG GAATCTATGAATCGCCCAGTTTCTGGATCCGATTTTGGCTTCCAGATTCCCCTGCATGACGGGCTGCATACGATAGTCGATGGCCTTGAGTATGATGACACGGGAGACTTGCCAGAGCAGATCCAGCTACAGGCGCAtccactgccacccacttcaGACTCGATGCCACCTACGTATGAAAGTGCTATGATGGCCACCACTGGAGGCTCATTTTCCTCTGTCAATGGAAACGGGACCTGCCAAAATCTAACGCCGTTCGTCCATTCGGAGCGCCGGCTGCAGCACCAAATCTCTTCGGGAGTGAGCACCCAACAGAACGATTCACGCGAGGAGGCTACCTACACAGAATCAATCGAGCTGCGCCTGCTGGGCCAATACAACTCTACCGATACAGACCCGTACGCTAACGATCAAAGGAGCGGCTGTGGTTCCTTTAACCGAGGCGACTCACTGCAGGACAACTCATCGCGGCGCTATGGAAGCGAAGAGCACGACGAGGCCTATCTCAAGTATCAGAAGTCCCTGCTGACGCGATCACCTAGCTACCGAAAGTCACTGGATCGCTTATCCCAATCTAGTGGGCAGTCTCAGCGCTCATTGCTCAAGTCAGAAGAGGCTGAGATGCGGCGACATTCGAGCGGCCAGTCCCTCAACTCCATATCTATTGAACAGGATGAACTGCTGTCTCAGCAGGGCAATTTGCGAGAGGAACTGCTCAACTGCGACCAAAAGGAACTATTTCAGTTCCTGCAGGAGGAAGAGGATCTGCAAAAAGGGACCAACCGGAGCCGTATCTCAAATGTCATGAGATCCCGACGACCGTCTAGTCAGATGGGACAGCCTGAGAACGAATCATTGGTGGAACACTCAGAGTTTGACAATATAATTCAGAGTTTTGAGAAAGAACTAGAAGAGATCAAGCGGTCCACCACATCGTTAGAGCGCAAACTTTCCAACCTTTCAGAGCCCTCTCCGGCGGCCGATGAAGCCACTAAAGCCATTATGGAGCACATTGCTATCATTACAGGAGCCTCCGAGCGCTCGGCCGCCGACGAGGTAGTGCTCCCCTTAAACCCGTACGACAGTTATGACCTGTCAAGCGTACCACGACGTTCGCAATCCGTCAGCGCAGCCGCTCAGCGCCAGTCCGTAAAACTAAAGCGTCGAAGCTTAGAAAAACAACGCAAGATCGATGAGGACTTTAGCATCTCAAATGAGATACGCAAAATCTGTGATCAAATCCACGCCCCCTTCGTGGCCATGGAAGCAATGGCAGTCGCAGCCACCAGCGCCAGCCAGGCGCAACCTAATCAATCACCCTTTCTCAGGCGAAAGGTCGATCCGTTCACAGTGCAGTTTGATCGCTTCAAGCGTCTTTCCCTTATTGAGCGCGTGGAGGAAGTACCCGAGGAGGAGAAGCCTATCTCGACGCTACGCATTGAGTCGGAGAAGATGCCGCGCAAGTTTCTGCACGGTCCCGACCAGCTGCGCCTGGACAGCCTCTCTCTAAAGAGCACGAACTCGTACGAAAACCTCCTGATCCAGAAACAAAAGCTGGGCATGGCCACGCCACCCGCCGTTCCTGCTACTCCGCCTACCTCCTTAAAATCGAGCATCGAGCCACCGACACTGGCGCAAATTTCATCGCTAAAAACCACCCCGCCGCTGGCTGCTCTTACCGAGCACCAGCAGCACTTTCATGCCACTAGCATTCAAGCAGCACCCACtcacgcccacgcccatgcCCACTCTCAGGCACATGCTCACTCAATGGCTGGGCAGCGGCGACGCATGGAGCATCCACAATCGACGCTAGACAAAGCCGCATCCTTCCAGTCAGCGCGCACCGAGTCGCACAGCTCGGGAGCGGCAGACACAAGCTCAGCCCTGGCTCTGGCCATGGCCCATAAGACTGAGCAGTCGCAGTCGACGGCGCCAGATGCCACCCAGAAGCCGTCTGCATTTACGCGACTGACCGAAAAACCATGGCATTGTTTGGTTTCCTACGTAGACGATCTCACTGTCGGTGGGAGGCGTAACTCGCAGGGAGCTTACAATGATCCCATGACTTTTCCGAGCTACGGGGCCACAAAGGCCGCCAAGGTGCCTGACGACTGTTTTCCTCAGAAGTGCTACGATCA TTTCTACTTTCGCTGCCCCTGGTTCATGAGCTGCATGGACACGCAGAGCGCCAAGCACTGGACGCGCGTGAGGACGGCTGTCTTAACGGTTGTCGATACTCCGGCCTTTGAGTGGTTTGTGTTGGTGCTGATCTTTGCGTCAAGTATCACGCTCTGCTTCGAGGACATTAACCTGGACAAGAACAAGACGCTAAAAAGAGTGCTATACTGGATTAACTTCTCCTTCTGTCTGATTTTCGTCGTTGAAATGATCCTCAAGTGGCTGGCCCTCGGATTTTCCAAGTACTTTACCAGCTTCTGGACCATTCTTGATTTCATCATAGTGTTT GTATCAGTATTCTCGCTGCTTATTGAAGAGAATGAGAACCTTAAGGTCCTAAGATCGCTACGCACACTACGAGCTTTGCGTCCGCTGAGAGCCATCTCTCG GTGGCAAGGAATGCGGATTGTAGTAAACGCTCTCATGTATGCAATACCATCAATTTTCAATGTTCttttggtttgtttggttttttggttgaTCTTCTCAATAATGGGTGTTCAGTTCTTTGGTGGTAAATTTTTTAAGTGCGTTAATGAGATGGGCGAGCTACTGCCGATTACT GAGGTTAACGACAAGTGGGACTGCATCGAACAGAACTACACGTGGATTAACTCTAAGATTACTTTCGACCACGTGGGGATGGGCTATCTGGCCCTGCTGCAAGTGGCGACCTTCGAGGGCTGGATGGAGGTAATGGCAGACGCTGTTGATGCTCGTGGAGTGGACCTGCAACCGCAGCGGGAAGCCAACCTATATgcgtatatttattttgttatatttattgtgTGCGGATCGTTCTTCACACTGAATCTATTCATTGGAGTTATTATTGATAACTTTAACATGCTTAAGAAGAAG TATGAAGGAGGAGTGTTGGAAATGTTTCTCACCGAATCTCAAAAACACTATTACACGGCTATGAAAAAATTGGGACGAAAGAAACCACAGAAAGTTATTAAGCGACctataaatcattttttagcTATGTTTTATGATTTATCCAATTCGAGAAG GTTCGAGATCGCGATCTTTGTACTgatttttctaaatatgctTACAATGGGCATCGAGCACTACGATCAGCCTCATGCAGTCTTCTTCATTCTGGAAGTGAGCAACGCCTTTTTCACCACAGTATTTGGTCTAG AAGCCATTGTGAAGATTGTCGGTCTGCGCTACCACTACTTCACAGTGCCATGGAACGTGTTCGACTTCCTTCTGGTGCTGGCCTCCATCTTCGGGATTCTGATGGAAGACATCATGATAGACCTGCCCATTAGTCCGACGTTACTTCGGGTGGTCCGCGTCTTTCGCATTGGGCGTATATTGCGGTTGATCAAGGCCGCCAAGGGTATCAGAAAGTTGCTATTCGCTCTCGTAGTGTCCCTGCCCGCCCTCTTTAACATCGGAGCTCTGCTAGGACTGATCACCTTTATCTACGCAATTCTGGGCATGTCGCTGTTCGGAAATGTCAAGCTCCAAGGTGCCCTCGATGACATGGTGAACTTCCAGACCTTCGGGCGCAGCATGCAGTTACTGTTCCGGTTGATGACCTCAGCCGGGTGGAACGACGTCCTTGAGTCCCTGATGATACAGCCGCCCGACTGCGACCCATTTATCCATGGGCACACTAACGGAAACTGCGGTCACCCGCTTCTAGCCATTACCTACTTTACGAGCTTTATCATCATCAGCTATATGATTGTGATCAACATGTATATTGCCATTATCCTGGAAAACTTCAATCAGGCGCACCAGGAAGAGGAAATCGGTATCGTCGAGGACGATCTGGAAATGTTTTACATTCGCTGGTCAAA ATACGATCCACATGCCACCCAATTTATACACTTCTCGCAACTGTCCGATTTTATTGCCTCTCTCGATCCACCATTGGGCATCTCGAAGCCCAATAATGTCGCTTTAGTGTCATTTAATCTACCCATTTCTAGGGGTAATAAAATACACTGTCTCGACATTTTGCACGCGCTCGTTAAGCACGTGCTAGGTCATGTCGAGGAGACCGATAACTTCAAACAGTTGCAGGAACAAATGGATGTCAAGTTCAAGAAACAGTTTCCAACGCGCAAAGAATTGGAAATTGTTTCGTCGACGCGGATCTGGAAGCGCCAGGAAAAGGCGGCCAAGACCATTCAAACGGGCTGGAAGGAATATTTGCG GCGCAAGCGGGAAAAGGAACGCTCCAATTCTGGGGACAGCGCCACTCAAACTTCCAGCCCTGGCGGATGGCAATCAAAACTTTCTGCCCTAAATTTCTTCCACCTTCAG GTGAGTCGTCGAGGCACCGCCTGCTCCAGTCGAGCCTCGTCTCGAAAATCGTCGCGTGCCTCGGATGCATCCGATCTTAGCGAACTAGCTGGGCCCTGGTTGAACCTGCCTCTGATGCTCGTCTCAGGTGCCGACGAAGTAGTCAAGGATATAAAACAGCAAAACGACGAGCTGGGCAAACG cGGTAGCATTTTTGTGGAAGCGCCTAGAGCAAGTCGTCGCCGAagcttttataatttctttttgcgTCATCAGGATGCTGTCGATGACAGCTTAACCTCACCTTCAGTACATAGAAAAA CCGCAATGAACAACACGACCAACACCACCTCAAACTCCGCCTCCACCTCCGGCACGgcctcctccaccgccaccgccccaGCCACTGGGTGTGGCCCAGCAGCCACCTCCGCCTCCGACAGCGACCGACACCAGGCGGTGGGGGGTGGGTCGGCTCCTTCACGTAAGCGCGCCTCTAGTTTCATTCGCAAGAAACCGCCCCTAGAAAGAGGTTTGTCAGCACAAAGCGCTTTAAGAGTAAACAAGAACGCTTTTGTCT CTGAGGCGCCAGCCCCCGAGGTGATCGTCACCAGGCCGTCGCCGGAGCAACAGACGCATCCGCACTCGCTGAGCCTGCGTCCGGACAACGCAACCCTGGTCCACGTACTGGTACACCGCGAGAGCGAAGAGTacaaggaggaggatgagAGCAGCCCGTCCTCGAGCGGCAACGGAAATGGTTTTGGTATAGGCCTGGACATGCTTGGCAAGCAGCCGCCGCCTCAGATACGCATCACAACTGGCTCGGTAGAGAGCTCAATGGACACGTGCGCGATGCCCACTGTCCAGATCATGGTCGACAGTCCGAAGGACCCGCCACGAGGCGATTTCAGCTCAGCGGCGATTGATGATGTGGGTGCGCCAATCGATGTGAATGTCCAGGGCGATACTTCGCAGGTGTTTTACGACTATAATCCTGAGAAAGCCACCGACGACCAAGGGAATGGGCAGGACGAGACAGCGCAGTTCGAATCACTTCCAGACAGACAGAGATGA